A genomic window from Bos javanicus breed banteng chromosome 13, ARS-OSU_banteng_1.0, whole genome shotgun sequence includes:
- the LOC133259378 gene encoding tyrosine-protein phosphatase non-receptor type substrate 1-like isoform X3, with protein sequence MPILASSLHTPPCLLMILLLGFIGAAGDGELQVIQPERSVSVAAGETATLHCTVTSLSPVGPISWFKGTGPGRELIFSQKGDAFPRVTHVSDVTKRNNMDFSIRISNITPADTGVYYCVKFRRGERGNVEFKSGPGTHLTVSAKPSPPVVSGPAVRATPEQRVSFTCTSHGFSPRNISLKWFKNGNELSASQTSVDPEDDNVSYSINSTTKVLLATGDVHSQVICEVAHVTLQGGPPLRGTAHLSETIRVPPTLEITGSPSAGNQVNVTCQVNKFYPRHLQLTWLENGNMSRTEAASVLVENKDGTFNQTSWLLVNSSAHREAVVLTCQVEHDGQPAVSRNHTLEVSAPQKDQGTHELPGPELSSLWAVAFLVPKVLLLLSVSVIFVHRKCRA encoded by the exons GAGCGGCAGGTGACGGGGAGCTGCAGGTGATTCAGCCTGAGAGGTCAGTGTCTGTTGCAGCAGGAGAGACAGCCACTCTGCACTGCACCGTGACCTCCTTGAGCCCCGTGGGGCCCATCAGTTGGTTCAAGGGAACTGGGCCAGGTCGGGAGTTAATCTTCAGTCAAAAAGGAGATGCCTTCCCCCGAGTAACACATGTTTCAGATGTCACAAAGAGAAACAACATGGACTTTTCCATCCGCATCAGTAACATCACCCCAGCAGACACTGGTGTCTACTACTGTGTGAAGTTCCGGAGAGGAGAACGTGGTAACGTGGAGTTTAAGTCTGGACCAGGCACTCATCTCACTGTGAGTG CCAAGCCCTCTCCTCCCGTGGTATCTGGTCCTGCAGTGAGGGCTACACCTGAGCAGAGAGTGAGCTTCACCTGCACATCCCACGGCTTCTCCCCCAGAAACATCTCCCTGAAATGGTTCAAAAATGGCAATGAGCTCTCAGCCTCCCAAACCAGCGTGGACCCAGAGGACGACAACGTTTCCTACAGCATCAACAGCACAACCAAGGTGCTGCTGGCCACAGGAGATGTTCACTCCCAGGTCATCTGCGAGGTGGCCCACGTCACCCTGCAGGGGGGCCCTCCTCTCCGTGGGACTGCCCACTTGTCCGAGACCATCCGAG TTCCACCCACCCTGGAGATTACCGGCTCCCCGTCAGCTGGGAACCAGGTGAACGTCACCTGCCAGGTGAACAAGTTCTACCCCCGGCACCTACAGCTGACCTGGCTGGAGAACGGAAACATGTCCCGAACGGAAGCAGCCTCAGTCCTCGTAGAGAACAAGGACGGGACCTTTAACCAGACGAGCTGGCTCCTGGTGaactcctctgcccacagggagGCTGTGGTGCTCACCTGCCAGGTGGAGCACGACGGGCAGCCGGCGGTCTCCAGAAACCATACCCTGGAGGTCTCTGCTCCCCAGAAGGATCAGGGCACCCATGAACTTCCTG GTCCAGAGCTGTCTTCTCTTTGGGCAGTTGCCTTCCTAGTCCctaaggtgctgctgctgctcagtgtCTCTGTCATCTTTGTCCACAGGAAGTGTCGAGCCTGA
- the LOC133259378 gene encoding tyrosine-protein phosphatase non-receptor type substrate 1-like isoform X2, whose product MTFSACYFWPPPSCLLLTLLLGLTGAAGDGELQVIQPERSVSVAAGETATLHCTVTSLSPVGPISWFKGTGPGRELIFSQKGDAFPRVTHVSDVTKRNNMDFSIRISNITPADTGVYYCVKFRRGERGNVEFKSGPGTHLTVSAKPSPPVVSGPAVRATPEQRVSFTCTSHGFSPRNISLKWFKNGNELSASQTSVDPEDDNVSYSINSTTKVLLATGDVHSQVICEVAHVTLQGGPPLRGTAHLSETIRVPPTLEITGSPSAGNQVNVTCQVNKFYPRHLQLTWLENGNMSRTEAASVLVENKDGTFNQTSWLLVNSSAHREAVVLTCQVEHDGQPAVSRNHTLEVSAPQKDQGTHELPGPELSSLWAVAFLVPKVLLLLSVSVIFVHRKCRA is encoded by the exons GAGCGGCAGGTGACGGGGAGCTGCAGGTGATTCAGCCTGAGAGGTCAGTGTCTGTTGCAGCAGGAGAGACAGCCACTCTGCACTGCACCGTGACCTCCTTGAGCCCCGTGGGGCCCATCAGTTGGTTCAAGGGAACTGGGCCAGGTCGGGAGTTAATCTTCAGTCAAAAAGGAGATGCCTTCCCCCGAGTAACACATGTTTCAGATGTCACAAAGAGAAACAACATGGACTTTTCCATCCGCATCAGTAACATCACCCCAGCAGACACTGGTGTCTACTACTGTGTGAAGTTCCGGAGAGGAGAACGTGGTAACGTGGAGTTTAAGTCTGGACCAGGCACTCATCTCACTGTGAGTG CCAAGCCCTCTCCTCCCGTGGTATCTGGTCCTGCAGTGAGGGCTACACCTGAGCAGAGAGTGAGCTTCACCTGCACATCCCACGGCTTCTCCCCCAGAAACATCTCCCTGAAATGGTTCAAAAATGGCAATGAGCTCTCAGCCTCCCAAACCAGCGTGGACCCAGAGGACGACAACGTTTCCTACAGCATCAACAGCACAACCAAGGTGCTGCTGGCCACAGGAGATGTTCACTCCCAGGTCATCTGCGAGGTGGCCCACGTCACCCTGCAGGGGGGCCCTCCTCTCCGTGGGACTGCCCACTTGTCCGAGACCATCCGAG TTCCACCCACCCTGGAGATTACCGGCTCCCCGTCAGCTGGGAACCAGGTGAACGTCACCTGCCAGGTGAACAAGTTCTACCCCCGGCACCTACAGCTGACCTGGCTGGAGAACGGAAACATGTCCCGAACGGAAGCAGCCTCAGTCCTCGTAGAGAACAAGGACGGGACCTTTAACCAGACGAGCTGGCTCCTGGTGaactcctctgcccacagggagGCTGTGGTGCTCACCTGCCAGGTGGAGCACGACGGGCAGCCGGCGGTCTCCAGAAACCATACCCTGGAGGTCTCTGCTCCCCAGAAGGATCAGGGCACCCATGAACTTCCTG GTCCAGAGCTGTCTTCTCTTTGGGCAGTTGCCTTCCTAGTCCctaaggtgctgctgctgctcagtgtCTCTGTCATCTTTGTCCACAGGAAGTGTCGAGCCTGA